In Gemmatimonadota bacterium, the following proteins share a genomic window:
- the dprA gene encoding DNA-protecting protein DprA, whose protein sequence is MPADHKAEVRALLMLDQIHGIGLKTLAALVARFGSGRAALAAPARAFSVVAGQRAAIARGDAEIRDRVAAGLNDAERLNAPALTWSDAEYPRMLRNLADPPPVLFLRGRAELLSTPCITIVGARKATARARDFARRLASAIARSGYTVVSGMALGIDGCAHVGALDAGGGTIAVLGRGPDRAYPASHGRLFRDIVAGGLVVSEFLPGTPALPHHFPRRNRVLAALGQAVVVVEASRRSGSLITVEHALDLGIDVYAVPGPVDQAACEGSNALLADGARPLVSVERFLEELGVGSSSASERLRPGGAEGLLLLGLDRGPVHVEELAVLVGLGVSEALALLTELEVNGWVEQRPGLRFERAS, encoded by the coding sequence ATGCCAGCCGATCACAAGGCCGAAGTACGCGCGCTGCTCATGCTCGACCAGATACACGGAATCGGACTGAAAACGCTGGCCGCACTCGTCGCGCGGTTCGGCTCGGGACGAGCCGCGCTGGCCGCGCCGGCCCGTGCGTTCTCAGTGGTCGCCGGACAGCGTGCCGCCATCGCGAGGGGCGACGCCGAGATTCGAGACCGGGTCGCGGCCGGGCTGAACGATGCCGAGCGATTGAACGCACCCGCACTGACGTGGTCGGACGCAGAGTATCCGAGGATGTTGCGCAACCTCGCCGACCCACCGCCCGTACTCTTTCTGCGCGGTCGGGCCGAGCTTTTGTCGACCCCGTGCATCACGATCGTCGGGGCACGGAAGGCGACCGCTCGGGCTCGCGACTTCGCTCGACGGTTGGCGTCGGCGATCGCGCGTTCGGGCTACACGGTCGTGAGCGGAATGGCGCTCGGCATCGACGGCTGCGCGCACGTGGGCGCGCTCGACGCCGGCGGTGGGACCATTGCCGTGCTCGGGCGAGGTCCCGACCGAGCCTATCCGGCGTCTCATGGGCGACTCTTCCGGGACATCGTGGCGGGGGGGCTCGTAGTGTCCGAGTTCCTCCCGGGGACGCCGGCGCTGCCGCACCACTTCCCCCGCCGAAATCGTGTGCTCGCGGCGCTCGGCCAGGCAGTTGTAGTTGTGGAGGCGTCCCGCCGCAGCGGCTCGCTCATTACGGTGGAGCATGCGCTCGACCTCGGCATCGACGTATACGCGGTGCCGGGGCCGGTTGACCAAGCCGCTTGTGAGGGCAGCAACGCGCTGCTCGCAGACGGTGCTCGACCGCTGGTATCGGTCGAGCGGTTCCTCGAAGAACTTGGCGTCGGCTCGTCGAGCGCAAGCGAGCGGCTTCGACCCGGAGGCGCCGAGGGTCTCCTTCTGCTCGGCCTCGATCGCGGGCCCGTACATGTGGAAGAGCTGGCGGTCCTGGTGGGGTTGGGGGTGTCGGAGGCATTGGCTCTGCTCACCGAGCTCGAGGTGAACGGATGGGTCGAGCAACGCCCCGGACTGCGGTTTGAGCGTGCCTCCTGA
- the obgE gene encoding GTPase ObgE, with amino-acid sequence MFIDRAVIEVIAGTGGSGSEAFRREKGVPRGGPAGGDGGKGGDVLLEADAQLATLLDYSYRRHYKADRGMHGAGKNKTGRSGDDLVLKVPPGTVAYDADSEECLGELLEPGQSIVVALGGRGGRGNTHFKTSTQQAPRRWERGGEGEERRVRLELKLIADVGLVGEPNAGKSTFLAAVTAARPKVADYPFTTLEPNLGVVQLSDFRTFVIADIPGIIEGAHEGKGLGHQFLRHIERTRTLALVIPVDAPDVQVEYEALRSELDAYSTELAMTPHCVMLTKTDLLPADEPLPELEAPDAWGVFGVSSVAHRGVDELLPLLWEASRKAGTGETPGADEGWWSS; translated from the coding sequence GTGTTCATCGACCGGGCGGTTATCGAGGTGATAGCGGGAACGGGAGGCTCCGGATCGGAGGCGTTCCGCCGGGAGAAGGGAGTGCCGCGCGGGGGCCCCGCAGGTGGAGATGGGGGGAAGGGCGGTGACGTCCTGCTCGAGGCCGACGCGCAGCTCGCGACCCTGCTCGACTATTCGTACCGTCGGCACTACAAGGCGGACCGTGGGATGCATGGTGCCGGCAAGAACAAAACGGGGCGCTCCGGTGACGATCTCGTGCTCAAGGTGCCACCGGGCACGGTCGCCTACGACGCCGACTCCGAGGAGTGCCTCGGGGAGTTGCTCGAGCCCGGCCAGAGCATCGTCGTCGCTCTCGGGGGCCGTGGGGGACGTGGGAACACTCACTTCAAGACGTCTACACAGCAGGCGCCGCGTCGTTGGGAGCGGGGCGGCGAGGGTGAGGAGCGCCGCGTGCGGCTGGAGCTCAAGCTCATCGCCGACGTCGGGCTCGTGGGCGAACCGAATGCGGGCAAGTCGACGTTTCTCGCGGCGGTCACAGCAGCCCGGCCGAAGGTCGCCGACTATCCATTCACCACGCTCGAGCCGAACCTCGGCGTCGTTCAACTGTCCGATTTCCGGACCTTCGTGATCGCGGACATTCCGGGGATCATCGAGGGCGCACATGAGGGCAAGGGACTGGGGCATCAGTTTCTGAGGCACATCGAACGCACCCGCACACTGGCGCTGGTGATTCCGGTCGATGCCCCGGACGTCCAGGTGGAGTACGAGGCGCTGCGCTCGGAGCTGGACGCGTACTCGACCGAACTCGCGATGACACCCCACTGCGTAATGCTCACCAAGACCGATTTGCTGCCGGCCGACGAGCCGCTACCGGAGCTGGAAGCCCCGGACGCGTGGGGGGTATTCGGTGTTTCGTCGGTCGCCCACAGGGGGGTGGACGAGCTTCTCCCGTTGCTCTGGGAAGCGAGTCGAAAGGCGGGCACAGGGGAGACGCCGGGCGCCGACGAGGGTTGGTGGAGTTCGTGA
- a CDS encoding asparaginase yields the protein MGVVEVVRGDLVEARHSLRIVVADHEGAVVASIGDVDELTYYRSAAKPLQALPLVEEGVVDRFGLSDAELALCCGSHEGETEHVAGARSILRKAGLEESLLRCGPHLPFSPEATRALLAGGGQAACVHNNCSGKHAGMLALAAALAWDPVDYHLPEHPVQLRMLDEIRRWTELSSEEIRTGVDGCGVMCFAVPLRDMAASFARFAAAAARDEGAKRVVNAMTAHPFMVGGTGRTCTDVMKRAAGRAFVKVGAEGVYAGGVTERGLGFAIKVVDGGRRAVEVALVRVLSELGVLSSDDVDALRQHANPTLYNTRGEEVGEIRAAFDLAGAIA from the coding sequence CGCGGCGATCTGGTGGAGGCGAGACACTCGCTTCGTATAGTCGTCGCGGACCACGAAGGAGCCGTAGTCGCGTCCATCGGTGATGTTGACGAGCTGACGTACTACCGCTCGGCCGCCAAGCCCCTGCAGGCGCTTCCTCTGGTGGAAGAGGGCGTCGTCGACCGCTTCGGGCTTTCGGATGCCGAGTTGGCTCTGTGCTGTGGGTCGCACGAGGGTGAGACGGAGCACGTGGCCGGCGCCCGGTCGATTCTGCGCAAGGCCGGCCTCGAAGAGTCGTTGCTGCGGTGTGGGCCACACCTTCCGTTCTCGCCGGAGGCTACACGTGCGTTGCTGGCGGGTGGCGGTCAGGCCGCGTGCGTTCACAACAACTGCTCGGGCAAGCATGCGGGCATGCTCGCGCTTGCGGCCGCCCTCGCTTGGGATCCCGTCGACTATCATCTTCCGGAACATCCTGTGCAGCTCCGCATGCTCGACGAGATCCGACGGTGGACGGAGCTGAGCAGCGAGGAGATCCGAACCGGTGTCGACGGATGTGGCGTCATGTGTTTCGCGGTGCCGCTGCGCGACATGGCGGCCTCGTTCGCCCGGTTCGCAGCGGCGGCCGCCAGGGACGAGGGGGCGAAACGGGTCGTGAACGCCATGACCGCGCATCCGTTCATGGTGGGTGGCACGGGGCGCACCTGCACCGACGTGATGAAGCGGGCGGCGGGACGGGCCTTTGTGAAGGTTGGTGCCGAAGGGGTGTACGCCGGCGGCGTGACTGAGCGGGGTCTCGGCTTCGCGATCAAGGTGGTTGACGGCGGGCGCCGGGCGGTCGAAGTGGCCCTCGTGCGTGTGCTCTCCGAGCTCGGTGTCCTTTCGAGCGACGACGTCGACGCACTGCGCCAACACGCGAACCCGACATTGTACAACACCCGGGGTGAAGAGGTTGGGGAGATCCGGGCCGCGTTCGATCTGGCCGGCGCCATCGCATGA